The stretch of DNA GTTGAATTAATACCGAAAGTAATGAACTTACATAAATAAATAACTTAAACGCCAAATTCACAGCAGGCATACAAAATCACGTATGCCCAGAAATCACAAATATTGTAAAACCTAAACTGAACCCAAATAATTTAATATGAAggcggctctgataccacttgttagatttAATCCGAATTGAGACCAtaaacttcatactaaattaCTCGGTATAAACTGAAGAGCGGAAGCGTACCTGATTACATGACGAGAGAGATTGGAATAAACCGTCTGAAAGGACGGTCTTCAGGATTAGGTCTTCTAGTAGACACACATACCAATAGGGATCTCTCTACTGATGGGATGCGGGGAGATTAGGTTATTGTGTGCTACCAGGGACCATAACCCAGGTGACTTATATATAGTCTCCTTAATCTAATGCGCCCATCATGCATTAGTaacctaatgggtatctacacaattaaGATATCCGGCCCATACTTTATAAGACGTGATTAATATGCCCGTATTATATTATCCGGATGGACCACTatattgggctaaacttaaacgaTAGCAAACAAATACAATCTATATAATTGTTTGTCCACATAAATAGTATTGGACCCAATATTCTTACAAATGAAACCAATCCACCTCCAAACCCAAAATAAATGTCCAAGTATTATTTCTCTACTATGTAGCAAACCAGCCTTTCTTGTCATCTTTGTTTTTCTTATGCAAAATATTACCGTAACTTTATCACTGCGTAGTATAGACTACCCAGGCAATGCGACCGACCATGCCGCGCTGTTGGTCATCAAGAGCCAACTAAAGGTTCCTTCAAACTGGGTTTTAAGCTCATGGAATGACTCTATTCACCATTGTTCTTGGGAGGGAGTCAAATGTGGGCGTAAACATAAACGAGTGACTTTACTAGATTTGAGTTCTAGAGGTTTGGCAGGAACCATATCTCCTTTCATAGGAAATCTAAGCTTCCTTAAGATCCTTAACCTTTACAATAATAGCCTATATGGAGAAATTCCCACTCAATTAGGTCATCTAATCAGGCTTAATGAACTACGCTTATATAACAACACACTTATAGGTGAAATTCCAGCCAACATATCTCGTTGTGTTAACCTTAGAGTGTTTTACTTAGCCAACAACAAGCTAGAGGGAAAACTCCCAACAGGACTAGGAGCATTGTCGAAGCTAACAGACTTTCGTGTGAAAATTAACCATCTTAAGGGGTCTTTTTTCGACATTATACAAAATCTCACTTCTTTAGTAACGATAATTGCTGATGAAAACTCATTTACAGGAACTATCCCAAGCAGCATTGGTAGGATGCAAAATCTAACCAACCTTGAAGTTGCTGCTAATCAACTATCAGGCACACTTCCCACATCCCTTTTTAATATCTCCTCCCTTCAAATGCTTGATTTTGCTGTCAACCAACTACATGGAGAACTTCCAGCAGATGTTGGCGTCAATATTCCCCGTCTGACATGGTTCAACCTCGTGGAAAACAACTTCACAGGAATAATACCAATCACGATCCAAAACCTCACAATTCTTGAATTTATTGCATTCGGTTATAATAATTTTGTAGGAAATGTTCCTTCCTATTTTGGGAATTTTCATAACCTAAATTATTTATCTCTTGGAGGGAACTTCATAGAGGGTGACATTAATTTTATAGATACACTTGTTAACTGCAGCCATTTAAGTGTCCTCCATTTGGGAACAAATCATATTTCTGGAATATTACCCAAATCTATTGCCAATCTCTCCACCTCTTTGGAAATACTCGATATAGGAAATACTCAGATAAGTGGAAAAATTCCAGAAGGTATTACCAATCTCAACAATCTTGAGCTGTTATGGATGGACAATTGCAAATTAACGGGATCTATCCCTCAAGATTTCGGGAAGCTCTACAAATTGGAACAACTTTATCTGGACTCCAACAACTTAAAAGGTAAAATTCCCAATTCCATGGCCAATTTATCACGCTTGAGTTGGCTTTTTTTAGATGACAACATATTGGAAGGGAGTATACCTCCAAACCTCGGGAATTGCCAAAGCTTATTGTACCTGTATTTATCACAAAATGAACTCAATGGAACCTTCGGCAATGAGCTATTTGAAGGATCTGCTTCATTTGTCAGAGTAGATTTGTCTCAAAATCATTTGGAAGGCTCTCTACCTTTGGAAATGAGTAAACAAAGTAACCTACAAGTCTTAGGATTGTCTAGCAATAAGTTGTCGGATATCATTCCAGATAGTCTTGGTGACTGTTCTGACCTTCAATACCTCTACATGGATGGAAATTCTTTCCAGGGAAATATTCCATCATCTTTCGCTTCTTTGACTAGCCTACTAGAAATTGACCTTTCTCAAAATAATTTATCCGGCCCCATTCCAGCCTTCTTCTCTAAGTTCCCTACATTATATTACCTTAACTTATCTGATAACGACTTTGAGGGAAGTGTTCCAACGAACTCAGTATTTGCAAATGCAAGTGCGGTCTTTGTTGCTGGCAATAACATACTTTGTGGAGGAATAAAACAGCTTCACTTACCAAAGTGCATTGAGAAGAAAAGCTcgggaaaaaagaaaagaataatgtCTCATGCCCTTAAATTGATAATCCCAATTGTTGGCGCACTATTTGGGATGGTGGCCATAGCATCAGGGCTGTATCTGGCATGTCTCAAAAAGAAAAAGTCACCTCTTTCATCAGGTTCAATGATGGGGATTGTAACCATGAAAGTGTCTTATGACATGTTACTAAAAGCAACGGCTGATTTTTCTTCAGAAAATCTAGTTGGGATGGGATCTTTTGGATCCGTGTTTAAGGGGGTTTTGGATGGAAAGACCGTTGCAGTGAAAGTTCTGAACTTGCAACGCCGTTGTGCATCTAAAAGTTTTATGGCAGAATGCAACGCGTTAAGAAATGTCCGCCACAGGAATCTGATAAGCATCATAACAGCTTGTTCTAGTATCGACTTTCAGAGAAATGATTTTAGAGCACTAGTGTACGAGTTCATGCCTAATGGAAGCCTAGACAAATGGTTACATGGAGGCGACAGAAACATGAGCCTTGCTCAAAGGGTGGATGTAGCAATTGATGTGGCCCATGCAATCAGCTATCTCCACCATGAGTGTGAAACTCCAATAGTGCATTGTGACTTGAAACCAAGCAACATATTGCTTGACAATGACATGGTCGCTCATGTTGGAGATTTTGGATTAGCAAGGTTTCTTACTCAACCTCGACATCCAAACCAAAGTAGTACAATTGGAATTAAGGGAACTATCGGCTATGCTGCTCCAGGTAATAACACCGTGATTCCTAATTATAATTTGTCTGACAAACACCCTGAAGTACTATTGCCAATATATCTACTACTTGCTAAATGTGTATAGTCAGTGAGTAATTTTAAGGCTTTGTCAACTTTTATTAACTACTCAACAATTTTGTGGCTAAGCATTGTCATTGGGTTCACTTGTCAGAGTATGGGATCGGAAGTGAGCCATCTACAAAGGGTGATGTTTATAGCTATGGGATATTGCTACTGGAACTAATGACAGGAAAAAGTCCAACAGACAACATGTTCGATGAAGGCTACAGCCTTCATAAGCATGCGGAAGCAGCATTATCTGACCAAGTCTTACAAATTGTAGACCCATTACTTGAAGAAGATAATATCACTGAAGAAGCCGATGACAGACGGGCAATTCAAGATGAGCTTCAACGAAGAGAGGAATGCATTAATGCTGTGATCAGTGTTGGGGTGTCGTGCTCCAATCATCAGCCACAAGAACGAATGAAAATAGTTGATGCCACTAACAGGCTTCAATCGGCAAGAGACAAACTTGTGAATGCTAGAAACAGGCGTAATCTTCCTGCAAGAGGTATATCATTAGACATATATATCATGAGCTCACTAGTAATGAATTATGTTGAAAGTTTCAATTTGATTAGAAGTTCCGCTAACATAACATTATTTTCTACTTGCAGCGCTGATGGTTACAGGGGAATGACCACCTAATGTTGTTCTAAAACAGGAAAACGCTACAACCGTCCGGCAATTGAAATCTCAAGAGAGAGTTATTAAGACTACAAAATCTACCATATTAGTTGCATTTATTTAAGATGCTTTTAAGTTCCTGTTAGTT from Silene latifolia isolate original U9 population chromosome 10, ASM4854445v1, whole genome shotgun sequence encodes:
- the LOC141605038 gene encoding uncharacterized protein LOC141605038, translating into MQNITVTLSLRSIDYPGNATDHAALLVIKSQLKVPSNWVLSSWNDSIHHCSWEGVKCGRKHKRVTLLDLSSRGLAGTISPFIGNLSFLKILNLYNNSLYGEIPTQLGHLIRLNELRLYNNTLIGEIPANISRCVNLRVFYLANNKLEGKLPTGLGALSKLTDFRVKINHLKGSFFDIIQNLTSLVTIIADENSFTGTIPSSIGRMQNLTNLEVAANQLSGTLPTSLFNISSLQMLDFAVNQLHGELPADVGVNIPRLTWFNLVENNFTGIIPITIQNLTILEFIAFGYNNFVGNVPSYFGNFHNLNYLSLGGNFIEGDINFIDTLVNCSHLSVLHLGTNHISGILPKSIANLSTSLEILDIGNTQISGKIPEGITNLNNLELLWMDNCKLTGSIPQDFGKLYKLEQLYLDSNNLKGKIPNSMANLSRLSWLFLDDNILEGSIPPNLGNCQSLLYLYLSQNELNGTFGNELFEGSASFVRVDLSQNHLEGSLPLEMSKQSNLQVLGLSSNKLSDIIPDSLGDCSDLQYLYMDGNSFQGNIPSSFASLTSLLEIDLSQNNLSGPIPAFFSKFPTLYYLNLSDNDFEGSVPTNSVFANASAVFVAGNNILCGGIKQLHLPKCIEKKSSGKKKRIMSHALKLIIPIVGALFGMVAIASGLYLACLKKKKSPLSSGSMMGIVTMKVSYDMLLKATADFSSENLVGMGSFGSVFKGVLDGKTVAVKVLNLQRRCASKSFMAECNALRNVRHRNLISIITACSSIDFQRNDFRALVYEFMPNGSLDKWLHGGDRNMSLAQRVDVAIDVAHAISYLHHECETPIVHCDLKPSNILLDNDMVAHVGDFGLARFLTQPRHPNQSSTIGIKGTIGYAAPEYGIGSEPSTKGDVYSYGILLLELMTGKSPTDNMFDEGYSLHKHAEAALSDQVLQIVDPLLEEDNITEEADDRRAIQDELQRREECINAVISVGVSCSNHQPQERMKIVDATNRLQSARDKLVNARNRRNLPARALMVTGE